The following coding sequences lie in one Myxococcales bacterium genomic window:
- a CDS encoding SWIM zinc finger family protein, with the protein MWHECCMCSCANFKESIWPCKHAAAVTSSPPPP; encoded by the coding sequence ATGTGGCACGAATGCTGCATGTGTAGCTGCGCGAATTTCAAGGAGAGTATTTGGCCATGCAAGCACGCAGCAGCAGTCACCTCGAGTCCACCGCCACCATAG
- a CDS encoding AarF/ABC1/UbiB kinase family protein, with the protein MARYRLPRGRFIKAYWVTFLVILSYVRLNLRHRLRAMDSYDSMLAEVHAHNARRIKSAILELQGLFIKVGQLISIMTNFLPREFLAQLESLQDQVPARPVSQIRQQIKEELGQDPCDMFLSFDDVPLASASLGQVHRAVLKDGTQIVVKVQHQDIDHVVRSDLRTIWRILRIVGWFVPVKGLDVIYRQIKEMVLSELDFVSEANAMRVIAANLAEEKGVRIPSPLLEYSTRRALSTTFQKGQKLIDPEAALRWGHDRQELARRLVRIYCKMIFVDGFYHADPHPGNLLLTESGEIVLVDFGAVAQLSPHMKRGIPDFLEAILKRDTQGIFRALRTMGFIAHGSEAERASERIIDYFHRKFQDEVHLESLNLKDIRVDPQKSMENFFDLRRQNIGIRELTSAFQVPKDWVLLERTILLLAGVCTTLDPLMNPMVVIRPYLEEFVLGRHRDFTSLIVSATKDTALSALSVPEDLRRYLSKAMRGELEIQIRELPQSAQLLYAAAHQLIYAILCLGAVASAVALHLDGQLRLTRIAVGAAVFFIVLTAVSMFSARRFRRR; encoded by the coding sequence ATGGCCCGATACCGATTACCGCGCGGGCGCTTCATCAAGGCCTATTGGGTCACCTTCTTGGTGATTCTCAGCTACGTGCGCCTGAACCTACGTCATCGTCTCAGAGCCATGGATTCGTACGACAGCATGCTGGCTGAGGTCCATGCGCACAACGCGCGCCGCATTAAGTCCGCAATCTTAGAGCTGCAAGGGCTCTTCATCAAAGTGGGTCAGTTGATATCCATCATGACAAACTTTTTGCCTCGCGAATTTTTGGCGCAACTTGAGTCGCTTCAGGACCAGGTACCGGCCCGCCCCGTCTCACAAATCCGGCAGCAAATCAAAGAGGAGCTTGGGCAAGATCCATGCGATATGTTTTTGAGTTTTGATGACGTTCCCCTCGCCAGCGCCTCATTGGGCCAAGTGCATCGGGCCGTTCTCAAGGACGGCACCCAGATTGTGGTCAAAGTACAGCATCAGGACATCGACCACGTGGTCCGCTCAGACCTGCGTACGATATGGCGCATTCTTCGCATCGTCGGTTGGTTTGTCCCGGTCAAGGGCCTCGATGTGATCTATCGCCAGATCAAAGAAATGGTGCTGAGCGAACTCGACTTTGTGAGTGAGGCGAACGCAATGCGGGTGATTGCTGCCAATCTCGCAGAGGAAAAAGGCGTGCGCATCCCCTCCCCTTTGCTCGAGTACTCTACGCGCCGCGCATTGAGCACCACGTTTCAAAAAGGTCAGAAGCTCATTGACCCCGAGGCGGCCCTGAGATGGGGACACGACCGGCAAGAACTCGCCCGGCGCCTGGTGCGCATCTACTGCAAGATGATCTTTGTCGACGGATTCTACCATGCCGATCCCCACCCAGGAAATCTGCTCCTCACCGAAAGCGGGGAGATTGTGTTGGTTGATTTCGGCGCAGTCGCGCAGCTCAGCCCACACATGAAGCGCGGGATACCCGACTTCCTGGAAGCCATCCTCAAGCGGGATACGCAGGGTATTTTTCGTGCGCTCCGTACCATGGGGTTCATCGCACATGGCAGCGAAGCGGAGCGCGCCTCTGAACGTATCATCGATTACTTTCATCGCAAATTTCAAGACGAAGTGCATCTCGAAAGTCTCAATCTGAAAGACATTCGGGTGGACCCGCAAAAGAGCATGGAGAACTTTTTTGATCTCAGGCGGCAGAACATTGGAATCCGCGAGCTGACGAGCGCATTTCAGGTCCCTAAGGATTGGGTGTTGTTGGAACGCACGATTTTGCTATTGGCCGGAGTGTGCACGACGCTGGATCCGCTCATGAACCCCATGGTGGTGATTCGCCCGTATCTGGAAGAGTTCGTACTGGGTCGTCACCGAGATTTCACGTCACTTATCGTGAGCGCCACCAAAGATACCGCCTTGAGTGCGCTCAGTGTTCCTGAGGATCTGCGCCGCTATTTGTCAAAAGCCATGAGGGGCGAACTTGAGATACAGATCCGTGAACTCCCTCAATCCGCGCAGTTGCTCTATGCAGCCGCCCATCAGCTCATCTATGCCATTCTGTGCTTGGGGGCCGTCGCGTCAGCCGTCGCCTTGCATCTCGACGGGCAGCTGCGTTTGACGCGCATTGCCGTAGGAGCCGCGGTTTTTTTCATCGTACTCACTGCAGTATCGATGTTCTCTGCCCGCCGATTTCGCCGGCGCTGA